A segment of the Collimonas fungivorans genome:
AATGCGTCGGCGGCGCTGGCGGCGCTGGAAGCCTTGCGCGACCGCCTGCCGGTCAGTGCGCAGGAAGTGCGCAGCGGTTTCGTCATGATGGATTTGCCGGGCCGCTTCCAGGTCTTGCCGGGACAGCCGCTGGTGATCCTGGACGTCGCCCACAACCCGCATGCGGCCGCCACCCTGGCGCAGAACCTCGACAACATGGGTTTCCACCCCTACACCTATGCCGTGTTCGGCGCCATGCTGGACAAGGATATCGAAGGCATCGTCGCGCAGCTGAAGACACGCATCGACCACTGGTGCCTGACCGCCTTGCCGCTGCCGCGCGCGGCCAGCGGCGAACAGTTGAAAGAACGTTTGCTGGAAGCGGGTGTCCATGCAGAGCAGGGGCCGGATGCGCAAAGCAGCATCCTTTCCTTCGATTCTCCCGAGCTGGCCTATGCAAATGCATTAAGCAGGGCAGGCGAGAATGATAGAATTGTGGTTTTCGGATCGTTCCTGACCGTGGCTGGCGTGATGGCAGCCAGGAAGTCTGGATTTCACTGACGATTGATCAGCCTGCGCCGATGGCGCCGGCTCACTAGCTAGCTAAAAATATCGCATGGGTTTGTTCTCTTTTCTTCGCAAAAACAAGCAGCAAACCGACCCTGACCAGGGTGTTTATCGTTCCAAGGCCGATACCTTCGGTCCCGGCGCCGAGCAGGCCGAACTGCCGCTGCGCAGCCGCAAGGCCAAGGCGGGCAAGGGCGGCAACCAGTCGAATGAAGCAGTGGATCCGGTCCTGCCGGAAAAAAAGCGCGCCGGCGCCGCCTGGTGGGCGCGGTAGCCCTGGTGCTGGCAGTCGTCATCATATTGCCGATGATCCTCGATTCAGAGCCGAAACCGCTGGCTGACGATATTGCGATCCAGATTCCTTCGCGCGATAAACCTGGTACCGGCGCCAGCGCCTCGGCCAGCGCGGCGGCACCGGTCAGCAATAGCAGCGGCCTCGACCAGCAGGAAGAAATAGTCGATCCGGCCAGCACCCCGGCCATGCCAGCTACGCCGGCCGCGCCGCCGGCAGCCGTCGCCAGCAAACCGGCCGTCACCCCCGCGCCGCCGCCTAAGGTGGCGGCAATTGTACCGCCTGAAGCTGCGCCGAAGCCGGAAACTAAGCCGGAACCCAAGCCTGAGCCAAAACCGAAGCCGGAAGCCAAGCCGGCAGCCGCGCCAAAACCGGAGTCAAAGCCGGCCCGGTCGCGGAAAAGCATGACGATGCAGCGCGCGCGCAAGCGATCCTGGAAGGGCGCGCCGACGCCGCGCCGGCCGCCGCCGACAAGAAACCGGCGAAATTCGTGCTGCAGGTCGCCGCGCTGGCGTCGCAGGACAAGGTCGATGAACTGCAGGGCAAGCTGAAAGAAGCCGGCATCCGCTCCTACACGCAAAAAGTCCCGACTCAGGCGGGTGAGCGCATCCGTATCCGCGTCGGCCCGTTCAGCAGCAAGGAAGAGGCTGAAAAGACCCGCGCCAAGCTGGGCAAGCTGGGGCTGAACGGCAGCCTGATCCCGGGTTGACCGTGGGCGACTTGATTCGGCGGCCTTTGGCGCCATATAGACCACTGACCAAAGGTGGGCAAACTGCGATGCAGGCAGCGTGACAATTTTCGACTATCTGGTGTTTTTCGTACTGATCTGCTCGGTCGTGATCAGTACCCTGCGCGGCCTGGTAAAGGAAATCCTGTCATTGGCGAGTTGGGTCATAGCCTTGGTGGTGGCCAACGCGTATGGTGAAAATCTGGCAAAATTGCTCCCCGACGCGATTCCCGGGAATGTAACGCGCTTAATCGTGGCTTTCCTAGCCCTGTTTATTGGCGTAAGGTTATTAATGATGTTGTTGAGTTCGGCGCTCGATGCCGTGGTCAAGGCCAGCGGCCTGGGGGCGGTGGACCATGGGCTGGGCGTGCTGTTCGGGCTGGCGCGTGGCCTGGTGCTGGTGCTGGCGGCGGTCCTGGTGTGTGGCGCTACGGCGATTCCGCAACAGCCTTTCTGGCGCGATGCGATGCTGAGCCCGCTGGCGGAAGCTGCCGCGCAAACTGTGATTCCCTATTTGCCGGGACAGTTCGCCAGCCACCTGAAGTTTTGAATTTGTTTGACCGGACCTGCGCAAAGCTCGTAGCAAAATCGCAAGTCCCTCGAGTACCGGATTGTTTATCGTTTAGGAGTCCACCATGTGTGGCATAGTCGGCATCGCTTCCCATAACCCCGCCAATCAGCTCATCTATGACGCCTTGTTGCTTTTGCAGCATCGCGGCCAGGATGCAGCGGGGATCGCAACCAACCACGGCAACGGATTTTTCATGCACAAGGCCAACGGCCTGGTGCGCGACGTTTTCCGTACCCGCAACATGCGTTCACTGCCAGGCAACTACGGCATCGGCCAGGTGCGTTATCCAACCGCAGGCACTGCCAGCGCGGAAGAGGCGCAACCGTTTTACGTCAATGCGCCGTTCGGCATCATCCTGGCGCACAACGGCAACCTGACCAACGCCGAGCAGCTGAAGATCGAGATGTTCAAGAACGATCGCCGCCATATCAACACCGATTCCGATACCGAAGTGCTGCTCAACGTACTGGCGCACGAGATCCAGCAAGAGACGCGCGGTTATTCGCTCGATCCGGGCGTGCTGTTCAAGGCCGTGGCCAATGTCCACAAGCGGGTGCGCGGCTCTTACGCCGTGGTGGCGCAGATTGCTGGCCACGGTTTGCTGGCTTTCCGCGATCCGTACGGCATCCGGCCGCTGTGCATCGGCCTCAACGAAACCGACAAGGGCACCGAATACGTCATCGCCAGCGAATCGGTCGCGCTGGAAGGCCTGGGCTTCCGCTTCCTGCGCGATGTGACGCCGGGCGAAGCGATTTTCATCGACATCGACGGCCAGATGTACAACCAGCAATGCGCCGACAATCCGACCCTGAATCCTTGCGCCTTTGAATTCGTCTACCTGGCCCGTCCCGATTCGATCATCGACGGCGCCTCGGTGTACGCCACGCGCCTGAAAATGGGCGAGTACCTGGCCGACAAGATCAAGCGCGAATTCTCCAGCGGCGACATCGACGTCGTCATGCCGATTCCCGATTCGTCGCGTCCGGCCGCGATCCAGCTGGCGCTCAAGCTGAATATCGAATACCGCGAAGGTTTCATCAAGAACCGTTACATCGGCCGCACCTTCCTGATGCCGGGACAGGCGATCCGCAAGAAATCGGTGCGCCAGAAACTCAATGCGATCGGTTCCGAATTCAAGGGCAAGACCGTGCTGCTGGTCGACGATTCGATCGTGCGCGGCACCACCAGCCGCGAGATCGTGCAGATGGCGCGCGATTCCGGCGCCAAGCGCGTGATTTTCGCTTCGGCCGCGCCGCCGGTGAAATTCCCTAACGTCTACGGCATCGACATGCCGACCCGCGGCGAGCTGATCGCCTACGGCCGCAGCGATGAAGAAGTGTGCCGCGAAATTACCGCCGATGCGCTGGTGTACCAGGATATCGACGCCCTCAAGCGTTCGATTTCCGACGTCAATCCATTGCTGAGGAATTTCGAAGCTTCCTGCTTCGACGGCAACTACATCACCGGCGATATTTCGCGCGACTACCTCGACCGCATCGAGTTCGCGCGCAACAATCCCAAGCCTGAAAGCGAAGACGCGGTGCGTTCGCAGCTGAACCTGAGCCTGGCGCAAGTCGACTAGTGGGGTGGGCACATCGTGCCCACCATTTACCAAGGCAAGCACGGTAGCGAGGTCACGCGTGGGCACGATGTGCCCACCCTACTCAAGCAACGATCAAACATGACTCAAAAATACGGCTTCACCACCACCATCCTGCATAGCGACCGCCAGAAAGCCATCGAGCACGGCGCCCCGCACAAGCCTATCCACACCTCGGTGACCTGGGGCTACGGCGATGCGCGCCAGCTGGCCGATGTATTCCAGGGCAAGCAGTCAGGTTATCGCTACGGCCGCCAGGGTAATCCGACCGTCGCCGCGCTGGAGGACAAGGTCACCAAGATGGAGGGCGGCCTGGCTACCATCTGCTTCGCTTCCGGCATGGCGGCGATCGGCGCGGTGATACAAGGCTTGCTGCGCGAAGGCGACCACGTGGTGTCGTCGGCATTCCTGTTCGGGAATACCGCCAGCATGTGGCAAACCTACGGCGGCCAGGGCGGCAAGGTGACCATGGTCGACGCCACCGACGTGGCGCAGGTGGAAGCGGCATTGACGCCGGCTACCCGTGTCGTGTTCGTTGAAACCATCGCCAACCCGCGTACCCAGGTCGCCGACCTCAGGCGTATCGGCGAGCTGTGCCAGGCGCGCGGCATCCTGTTCGTGGTCGACAACACCATGACTTCGCCTTACCTGTTCCAGCCCAGGCTGGTGGGTGCTGGCCTGGTGATCAATTCCCTGACCAAGTCCATCGGCGGCCATGGCAATGCCCTGGGCGGCGCAGTTACGGACACCGGCTTGTTTGACTGGAGCCGCTTTCCCAACATCCTCGATGCCTACAAGCGCAATCCGCAGCCGCAATGGGGCCTGGCGCAAATGCGCGCCAAGAGCTTGCGCGATTTCGGCGCTTCGCTCGGACCCGAGGCGGCGCATCATATCGCGGTAGGCGCTGAAACCATCGCGTTGCGCATGGAGCGCAGCAGCGCCAGTGCGCTGGCGGTGGCGCAGATGCTGGAAGCGGATCCGCGGGTGGCGGCGGTGCATTACCCGGGACTGGCTTCGCATCCGCAACATGCTTTGGCAGCCGACCTGTTTCGCTCAAACGGCTATCTGTTCAGTTTTGAATTGAAGCAGAATATCGATTGTTTCGATTACCTGAACCGGCTGAAACTGGCGATCTCCGGCACCCACCTGGGCGACAACCGGACCCTGGTGATCGCAGTTGCGCATACCATTTTCTACGAGATGGGAGCAGAGCGCCGCGCCGCCATGGGCATTAGCGAATCGTTGATCCGGGTATCGGTCGGAATTGAAGATACGGCAGACCTGGTGGAGGATTTCAGGCAAGCGCTGCAAGCTTAAGCCGGCACAGTCGTGGTTATCGTGCGGGGTGGACATGGTCCGCCCCGTTTGCATTTCAGATGGTGTTGCGGTCCAGCCATTTCGGCACCAGGTGCGGCACAAACGACTTGAACCGTTGCAGCAGGGCGCCGCCGTGCGCTTCCGCGATCAGGATTTCCGCCTGCTCGCCTTTCAGGAAGCGCTGCGACACCATATGCTGGATGAACTGCAGCAAGCCGTCGTAAAAGCCGTCGACATTCAGCAAGCCGATCGGCTTCTGGTGGAAGCCCAACTGGGCCCAGGTGAATACTTCGAACAATTCTTCCAGCGTGCCTACGCCGCCCGGCATCGCAATGAAGCCATCCGACAGGTCCGCCATCATTGCCTTGCGCTCGTGCATGTCCTTGACGATATGCAGCTGCGTCAGGCCCTTGTGGCCCAGTTCTTTTTGCAGCAGGGCCTGGGGAATCACGCCGGTGGCCTGGCCGCCCAGGCGCAGCATTTCATCCGCAATGATGCCCATCAGGCCGACGTTGCCGCCGCCGTACACCAGGGCGATGTCCTGTTCGACCATGGCTTGCGCCAGCCCGCGTGCCGCTTCCGCATAAACCGGGGTAGCGCCGGGAGAAGAACCGCAATAAACGCAGAGAGATTTGATTTCTTGCATATATAGAAAATGTGGAAGGTGATGTGACTGCAGCGGCAGGGCGCCGCTGCACCGGTCAGGCGTTGGTTTGCAGGTATTTTGTTTTCAGCTGCTCGAAATGCAGCAGGGTTTCGCCGCGCAGGTACGGATGCATGAGCGAGAGCACCTGGTAGCAGCCGCTCGCCAATGCGTGCTCGACTACCGCCTGTTCGGTGTACTGGCGCGGATTCAGGACGTACTGGTAAGACAGCCAGTAGCTGGCTACCACTACCATGTTGGACGACAGGGCATCGATCTCGGCCGGGCTGGCCTGCAGCGTCTGGTCTTCATGCAAGCCCTGGCACAGTTCTTTGACTACCGCTATCTTGTGGCCGAAGATTTCCTTGAAGTGCAGCTCCAGGGTGCGGTTGCGCGACAGCAGGTCGTTGAGGTCGCGATAGAAGAAACGATAACGCCAGATCAGCTGGAACATGTGATGCAGATAGTGCCAGACGTCGTGCATGGTAGGACGCTGCCCTTGCGTCATCGCCAGCATGCGGCTGATTTCTTCTTCGAAGGTGACGAAGATCGAATTGACGATGTCGTCCTTGTTCCGGAAATGGTAATACAGGTTGCCAGGCGAGATCTTCATCTCGTCGGCGATGATGGTGGTGGTGATGTTGGGTTCGCCGAACTCGTTGAAGAGCCGTAACGACAGATCCATTATTTTTTCGCGGGTACGACGCGGCGCCTTTTGCTCCATGACTTTGTTTTCTTTCTGCTATTCAGTGCGCAATGCTGTTTTACCAATTGGTAAAGTTGCTCAGTAAGATTGTATATTGCTTCGCGCCTATCGTCGTAAATTGTATTGCTGAAATGATAGTAATTGCATTTCCCGCCAGTGCTGCCTGCCTGCGCATGGCGGCGGCCATCCTGCCGCTGTTATAAAATGGGGGACCGGCGCCTGTCCTCGACTCGCCTGGTCTCAACCGCAGCAACGCTTCACATCTTAAAAGGTCAGCATGTCAGAGTCTCCTCCGCAACGTCCCGACACGCCCTGCGTGGCAGTCTGCTCCACCACTTTCGACGATGTCTGCCGCGGTTGCGGCCGCACCGTCAATGAGGTGGCGCACTGGGTCTTCATGACCGAGGAAGAGAAAACCAAAGTCTGGGAACGGATCACCGCCGAGGGTTATCCGCGCCGCCAAGGATGACAGGCAAGCGGCATTTGCCCGCCGCTCCGTAGTCGGTGTCCGGCGCGGCGGAATGCTTTTTCGACAGCTACGCCGCGCAGACATCGAAACCAATATGGCCAGCACCGCCGGTCGCCAGGATAGTGTTGTTTTTGGTCGTCAAAGCGAATGTAATTTATTGAAATCAATCGGTTTTGGGCCGCATTTTATGTATTTTAGTGCTAAAACAGACTGTAACTTACTGTATATTCCCGCGTAAAAACCGCCATGCCGTGAGACATTGTGGGCAAAGGTTAAAGATGGTGATACAGAGTGATTAAGTAAGTTTCTCTGCGGCATATACTTTATAATTCGGCCCAAAATGCAAGAAATGCCGTCGGCTCAACTCCCTAGATTGCTGGCAGAAAATAAAATCGATATAACGGGCGTTGGAGAATGGTGAGATGAAACTCGGGGAGTTAGGTTTTCAATAGTATCTGATGCAGCATGGGCGCCAGGATTGGATACGGCCGCCGCATGGCTGGCCTGGGCACGGCAGCCATATGCCATCACAGGCAGTGGCGATGCGGCCGTGTCCGCCATGCCTGCCATGCTGCGTCGGCGTGCCGGCGCCATGGGTAAAATGGCGCTGGAAACGGCTTATCGCTGCCTCGACGGCAAGGTCGGCGTGCCGACCGTGTTTTGTTCCCGTCACGGCGAGTGCACACGTTCGGTAGAGCTGCTGGCCGACCTGGTCCAGGGCCAACCCTTATCTCCCACGTCTTTCAGTTTGTCGGTTCATAACGCCGCCGCCGGCCTGTTTTCGGTCGCGCGCCGGGACCAGGCCAGCCACTCCGCCATGGCGGCCGGGCGCAGCGGCGTCGAACATGCGGTGATTGAAGCCTGCGGCCTGCTGGCGGACGGCGCCGCTGAAGTACTGCTGGTGGTGTATGACGGCGTGTTGCCGGAAGTGTTTTTCGAGTACCAGGATTGCCAGGAGCAGCCGTTTGCCTGGGCCTGGCTGATGCGGGCAGAAAGCGCAGATGCCGGCAACCTGATCGGGTTGTCCTGGAGCGGCGAGGCTGGCGCTGAAACCAATGCCGCGCCGCTGGAATCCAACGGCAGCCGGCAGCCTGGCGGCCTGGAGGTGCTGGCGTTCTACCTGCGCCAGGATCGCCAGCTGGTGCGCAAGGCCGATGGGCGCAACTGGTGCTGGAGCCGTCTTGTTTAAGCGCCTGGAGCGCTGCTGGCGCGTGCTGGCGACCGGCTTCAGTTTTGTGCTGTTTGCCGTCGGCGGCTTGCTGTTGCGGATTTTGGTGTTTCCGGTGTTGAATTTGCTGGTCTGGGAGCGGCAGTTGCGGGTGCTGGTGGCGCGCCAGATAATACGCCTGGTATTTCGCTGTTTTGTCGGCTGCATGCGCCGGCTCGGCGTGCTGGACTACGATATCAGCGGACTGGAGCGGCTGGAGCGGCAAGGCTTGCTGATCCTGGCGAATCATCCGACCTTGATCGATACGGTGTTCCTGATGGCGTTCGTCAAGCGCGCCGACTGTATTGTCAAGGGGCGGCTGTGGGACAACCCGTTTACGCGCGGGCCGGTGCGGGCTGCCGGCTACATCAGCAACGAATACGGCGGCGGCCTGGTCGAGGATTGCATCCGTTCATTACGCGGCGGCGGCAACCTGATCATTTTTCCCGAGGGCACTCGCACCGCTTGCGACGGTCAGATCAGTTTAAAGCGCGGCGCCGCCAATATCGCCGTGCGCAGCTTGTCGAATGTGACGCCGGTAGTAATCCGCTGCCTGCCGCCGACCTTGGGCAAAGGCGTTAAATGGTGGCAGGTGCCGCCGGTGGCGGCGCATTTCAGCATTGAAGTAAAAGAAGATATAGATGTCCACGAGTTTCTAGCAAAAGCCGGTAGCGAAGTGTTGGCAGCCAGGCATTTAACCGCCTACCTGCAAGATTATTTTAGGAAAGAAAGCCAGGGTCATGCAGCAGCTTGAAGAAGAAGTGAAGCAGGTCATCATCGATGTCCTGCAACTGGAAGACATAACTCCCGCCGATATCGTCAGCGACGCGCCGCTGTTCGTCGACGGCCTCGGGCTGGACTCGATCGACGCGCTGGAGCTGGGCGTGGCGATCCAGAAGCGCTACGGCATTTCGTTGTCGGCGGACTCGGCCGAGACGCGCAACCATTTTGCTTCGGTGCGCACGCTGGCCGCGATGATTGCCAGCAACAGAAAGAAATGACGGTGTGACATGAAACTGACCAACTCAGTGACCAATTCAATGAGCAAGCAAGAGATCTACCTGTGGCTGGTGAACGTGCTGCACGAAATGTTCGAGATCGACAAGGAGCAGGTAACGCCGCAAGCCAACCTGTATACCGACCTGGATATCGATAGCATCGACGCGGTCGACCTGGTGGTCAAGCTCAAGCAGCTCACCGGCAAGCGCCTGCAGCCGGATGTCTTCAAGGCGGTGCGCACGGTGCAGGACGTGGTCGACGCCCTGGCGGCCTTGCTGGCCGAGGACGAAAAGTAAGGCGCCCAAGGATCCCGTGCTGAATTTTACCCGCTATATCAGGCGCTTTTTACCCACGGTAGTGAGCCTGCTGCTCACTTTGCTCTATCCGCTCGCGATCTGGCTCGGGCACGGGCGGGTCGAGCCGCGCCTGCTGGCCCTGCTGCTGGTGCTGGCCGCGGCCAGCCGCCTGCCGTCCCTGAAACTGAAGTTAAAACTGAACGGCGCCAGCCGCTGGTGGCTGGCCGGCGCCTTGCTGTTGGCGGCGCTGGCGATATGGAATAACGCCTTGCTGCCTTTGAAGCTGTATCCGGTGCTGGTCAATCTCGGCATGCTGGCGGTGTTTGGCTACAGCCTGCATGTTCCGCCATCGGTCATCGAGCGCATGGCGCGCTTGAGCGATCCGGCGCTGCCCGCTTATGCGGTTGCCTACACGCGCCGCGTGACCCAGGTATGGTGCGGTTTTTTTGTCGTCAACGGCACGTTGGCCTTGCTGACTGCGATCTGGGCATCCGCTGCGGTCTGGTCGCTCTATAACGGCGTGCTGGCTTACATATTGATGGGTTGCCTGTTCGCCGGCGAACACCTGGTGCGGATCGTCGTCAGGCGCCGCCACCGCCTGCTGGAACAGCAAACCGGGCAGCAAGCGGATGGGCGGCATGTCTGATCCGCTCAACCTGCTGGCGTTGATGAGCCAGCTGCCGGGGTACGGGCAGCGGCCATTCGCGTGGCGCGACGGCAAACCGCTGGGCTACGCCTATTTGCTTGCCCAGGCTGCTGCATGGCAGCGTTTGCTGTCGCGCCAGGCGGGATCGCGTTTTGCCTTGTATTGCAGCGACAGCGCCGCCTTCGCCTGCATCTTGCTGGGCGCATGGCAGGCCGGCAAGACAGTCTATCTGCCGGGCGACGTGCTGCCCGCCACCTGCGCCAGCCTGGGCGCGCTGGTCGACGGTTACCTGGGCGATTTCCCGCCGCAGTATGCGCCACTGGCCATGGCCGATAACGAGGATGCCGAGGATGCCGAGGATGCGATACCCGCATTCAAAACCTTGCCGCCGGATTTCCCCGGGCTGGTGATTTTTACCTCAGGCAGCACCGGCGAGCCGCAAGCGGTGCCGAAAATCATGGCGCAGCTGGCTGCCGAAGTGGCGTCCCTGGAGCTTTTGTTTGGGGCCAGGATAGGCGACGCCGATATCCTGGCGACGGTGTCGCACCAGCATATCTACGGCTTGCTGTTCAAGGTGCTGTGGCCATTGGCTGCCGGCCGCGCAATGCACGCGCGGCAGCTCGACTACCTGGGCGAGTTCCGGCCGCAGCCCGGCAAAGCGGTTGCCCTGGTCTCCAGCCCGGCTCACCTGAAACGCTTGCCGGCCACATTTTCGCCGGAGCAGGTAGCCGCGGTACGCGTCATATTTTCGTCCGGCGGTGCGCTGCCGCCGGAAGTTGCCGCCGCCGCCGGCCAGGCGCTGGGAGCGGTGCCGATCGAAGTCTACGGCAGTTCCGAAACCGGCGGCGTGGCCTGGCGCCAGCGGCTTGCCGGCGCAGACGACAGCTGGCAAGCGATGCCGGCGGTCGTCTGGCGTGTCGGCGCCGACGATGAAGTGCTTGAAATCCGCTCGCCCCATTTGCCCGACGGGAGCTGGTTCGCGCTGGCGGACCAGGTGCAGGCAATCAGCCAGCAGCGGTTCCGCTTGAAAGGACGTGTCGACCGTATCGTCAAGGTTGAAGAAAAACGCGTTTCCCTGGATGCCCTGGAGCGGCAGCTGCGGGCGATGGTCCAGGTGGCGGATGCGCGCGTATTGCTGGTGGAGCAGGCGCAATTGGAACAGCGGCAGCAGCGGCAACGGATTGCCGCTTTTGTCGTGTTGTCGGCTGAAGGTGAGCGGATTCTGGCGGCGCACGGCAAGCTGGCCCTGAACCGCCTGCTGCGCGACGGCATGGCGCATGCAGTGGAAGCGGTTGCGCTGCCGCGCAGCTGGCGCTACCTGAAGGCGCTGCCGGTGAATGCGCAAGGCAAGACCACGCGCGCCAATCTACTGGCGCTGCTGGAGCCGCCGGCCGAAGCGCCGCGCCAGCCTGGCGAGCGCTTGCTGGAACAGGATTCCCATCGGGTATTGCTGGAGTTGACGGTACCCAGCGATCTCCTGTATTTCAATGGCCATTTCGAAGGGGCGCCGATTTTGCCCGGTGTGGTGCAGCTCGACTGGGCGATCAGTTATGGCCGCCGCTACTTTGCATTGGCGCCGCAATTCCTCGGCATGCGCGGCTTGAAATTCCAGCGCGCGATTACGCCGGGCATGGTGGTGCAGCTGGAGCTGCTGCATGACGTGCCGAAAAGCAGCCTGGCGTTCCGCATGGTCTCGGCGGCAGGGCAGCACGCCAGCGGCCGCATCACCTTTGGAGCCGGCCATGCTGCCAGCTGAGCCATTCAAGCCGTGCGCGGTGATCCCGGTCTATAACCATGAACACGCCATCGGCATAGTGCTGGCTGCGGTGCTGGCGCACGACTTGCCATGCGTGCTGGTCGACGACGCCAGTTCGCCTGCGTGCGCGGCAGTGCTTGACGAGCTGGCAGCCGCTTATCCCGGACAGGTCTTCCTGTTGCGCCATGCCGTCAACCGCGGCAAGGGCGGGGCGGTGTTGAGCGGCATCCGGCATGCAGCCGCAGCCGGCTACAGCCATGCCTTGCAGATCGACGCCGACGGTCAGCACTGCACCGACGATATCCCCCGTTTTCTGCAGCAGGCGGCAGCCCAGCCGCGCAGCCTGATTGTCGGCTGCCCGCAATACGACGACAGCGTGCCGTCGCTGCGTTTCTACGCACGTTACCTGACGCATGTCTGGGTCTGGATCAATACCTTGTCGCTGGATATCAAGGATTCCATGTGCGGATTCCGGGTTTATCCCTTGCCGCCGCTGGTGCGTCTGATGCAACGCAAGAAACTGGGCGAGCGCATGGATTTCGATACCGAAGTGCTGGTGCGTCTGTATTGGGATGGCATAGCTGTCGTCAACCTGCCGACCCGGGTTACCTATCC
Coding sequences within it:
- a CDS encoding SPOR domain-containing protein; the encoded protein is MLQVAALASQDKVDELQGKLKEAGIRSYTQKVPTQAGERIRIRVGPFSSKEEAEKTRAKLGKLGLNGSLIPG
- a CDS encoding CvpA family protein codes for the protein MTIFDYLVFFVLICSVVISTLRGLVKEILSLASWVIALVVANAYGENLAKLLPDAIPGNVTRLIVAFLALFIGVRLLMMLLSSALDAVVKASGLGAVDHGLGVLFGLARGLVLVLAAVLVCGATAIPQQPFWRDAMLSPLAEAAAQTVIPYLPGQFASHLKF
- the purF gene encoding amidophosphoribosyltransferase — its product is MCGIVGIASHNPANQLIYDALLLLQHRGQDAAGIATNHGNGFFMHKANGLVRDVFRTRNMRSLPGNYGIGQVRYPTAGTASAEEAQPFYVNAPFGIILAHNGNLTNAEQLKIEMFKNDRRHINTDSDTEVLLNVLAHEIQQETRGYSLDPGVLFKAVANVHKRVRGSYAVVAQIAGHGLLAFRDPYGIRPLCIGLNETDKGTEYVIASESVALEGLGFRFLRDVTPGEAIFIDIDGQMYNQQCADNPTLNPCAFEFVYLARPDSIIDGASVYATRLKMGEYLADKIKREFSSGDIDVVMPIPDSSRPAAIQLALKLNIEYREGFIKNRYIGRTFLMPGQAIRKKSVRQKLNAIGSEFKGKTVLLVDDSIVRGTTSREIVQMARDSGAKRVIFASAAPPVKFPNVYGIDMPTRGELIAYGRSDEEVCREITADALVYQDIDALKRSISDVNPLLRNFEASCFDGNYITGDISRDYLDRIEFARNNPKPESEDAVRSQLNLSLAQVD
- a CDS encoding cystathionine gamma-synthase family protein; the protein is MTQKYGFTTTILHSDRQKAIEHGAPHKPIHTSVTWGYGDARQLADVFQGKQSGYRYGRQGNPTVAALEDKVTKMEGGLATICFASGMAAIGAVIQGLLREGDHVVSSAFLFGNTASMWQTYGGQGGKVTMVDATDVAQVEAALTPATRVVFVETIANPRTQVADLRRIGELCQARGILFVVDNTMTSPYLFQPRLVGAGLVINSLTKSIGGHGNALGGAVTDTGLFDWSRFPNILDAYKRNPQPQWGLAQMRAKSLRDFGASLGPEAAHHIAVGAETIALRMERSSASALAVAQMLEADPRVAAVHYPGLASHPQHALAADLFRSNGYLFSFELKQNIDCFDYLNRLKLAISGTHLGDNRTLVIAVAHTIFYEMGAERRAAMGISESLIRVSVGIEDTADLVEDFRQALQA
- a CDS encoding TIGR00730 family Rossman fold protein, which produces MKSLCVYCGSSPGATPVYAEAARGLAQAMVEQDIALVYGGGNVGLMGIIADEMLRLGGQATGVIPQALLQKELGHKGLTQLHIVKDMHERKAMMADLSDGFIAMPGGVGTLEELFEVFTWAQLGFHQKPIGLLNVDGFYDGLLQFIQHMVSQRFLKGEQAEILIAEAHGGALLQRFKSFVPHLVPKWLDRNTI
- a CDS encoding TetR/AcrR family transcriptional regulator, yielding MEQKAPRRTREKIMDLSLRLFNEFGEPNITTTIIADEMKISPGNLYYHFRNKDDIVNSIFVTFEEEISRMLAMTQGQRPTMHDVWHYLHHMFQLIWRYRFFYRDLNDLLSRNRTLELHFKEIFGHKIAVVKELCQGLHEDQTLQASPAEIDALSSNMVVVASYWLSYQYVLNPRQYTEQAVVEHALASGCYQVLSLMHPYLRGETLLHFEQLKTKYLQTNA
- a CDS encoding DUF1289 domain-containing protein — translated: MSESPPQRPDTPCVAVCSTTFDDVCRGCGRTVNEVAHWVFMTEEEKTKVWERITAEGYPRRQG
- a CDS encoding beta-ketoacyl synthase chain length factor is translated as MSAMPAMLRRRAGAMGKMALETAYRCLDGKVGVPTVFCSRHGECTRSVELLADLVQGQPLSPTSFSLSVHNAAAGLFSVARRDQASHSAMAAGRSGVEHAVIEACGLLADGAAEVLLVVYDGVLPEVFFEYQDCQEQPFAWAWLMRAESADAGNLIGLSWSGEAGAETNAAPLESNGSRQPGGLEVLAFYLRQDRQLVRKADGRNWCWSRLV
- a CDS encoding lysophospholipid acyltransferase family protein — its product is MGATGAGAVLFKRLERCWRVLATGFSFVLFAVGGLLLRILVFPVLNLLVWERQLRVLVARQIIRLVFRCFVGCMRRLGVLDYDISGLERLERQGLLILANHPTLIDTVFLMAFVKRADCIVKGRLWDNPFTRGPVRAAGYISNEYGGGLVEDCIRSLRGGGNLIIFPEGTRTACDGQISLKRGAANIAVRSLSNVTPVVIRCLPPTLGKGVKWWQVPPVAAHFSIEVKEDIDVHEFLAKAGSEVLAARHLTAYLQDYFRKESQGHAAA
- a CDS encoding phosphopantetheine-binding protein, which encodes MQQLEEEVKQVIIDVLQLEDITPADIVSDAPLFVDGLGLDSIDALELGVAIQKRYGISLSADSAETRNHFASVRTLAAMIASNRKK
- a CDS encoding AMP-binding protein, whose amino-acid sequence is MSDPLNLLALMSQLPGYGQRPFAWRDGKPLGYAYLLAQAAAWQRLLSRQAGSRFALYCSDSAAFACILLGAWQAGKTVYLPGDVLPATCASLGALVDGYLGDFPPQYAPLAMADNEDAEDAEDAIPAFKTLPPDFPGLVIFTSGSTGEPQAVPKIMAQLAAEVASLELLFGARIGDADILATVSHQHIYGLLFKVLWPLAAGRAMHARQLDYLGEFRPQPGKAVALVSSPAHLKRLPATFSPEQVAAVRVIFSSGGALPPEVAAAAGQALGAVPIEVYGSSETGGVAWRQRLAGADDSWQAMPAVVWRVGADDEVLEIRSPHLPDGSWFALADQVQAISQQRFRLKGRVDRIVKVEEKRVSLDALERQLRAMVQVADARVLLVEQAQLEQRQQRQRIAAFVVLSAEGERILAAHGKLALNRLLRDGMAHAVEAVALPRSWRYLKALPVNAQGKTTRANLLALLEPPAEAPRQPGERLLEQDSHRVLLELTVPSDLLYFNGHFEGAPILPGVVQLDWAISYGRRYFALAPQFLGMRGLKFQRAITPGMVVQLELLHDVPKSSLAFRMVSAAGQHASGRITFGAGHAAS